The Apodemus sylvaticus chromosome 22, mApoSyl1.1, whole genome shotgun sequence genome includes a region encoding these proteins:
- the LOC127673306 gene encoding uncharacterized protein LOC127673306, giving the protein MFSCFWRSSGADHKKAKSSRLGHIWRRWIHPLTHCWRVSRRDPEVCPQNKKKTDSLPKPPSFNYRTTEYIEQMVEYLPTAVRYNDHLSISIFLTVYHKYVTTWEVLDLIMTMYASFQPDSLEDQQTKSDIFSFLSRWFEKFPDSFSKDPDMAVVRRLITYVKLNVPSEEVHARATELLSVLEEEEAKKLKLEKGEEIWGGLPGKVG; this is encoded by the exons ATGTTCTCTTGTTTCTGGCGTTCAAGTGGCGCTGACCACAAAAAAGCTAAGAGTAGTCGCCTTGGCCACATTTGGAGACGTTGGATACACCCTCTGACACACTGCTGGCGTGTATCCCGCAGGGATCCCGAG GTCTGTCCtcagaataaaaagaagacagactCTCTGCCCAAGCCCCCCAGTTTCAACTATAGAACTACAGAATATATTGAACAAATGGTAGAGTATTTACCAACTGCAGTTCGGTACAACGACCACCTCTCGATCAgcatttttcttactgtttaccACAAGTATGTTACCACCTGGGAGGTGCTGGACCTGATTATGACAAT GTATGCATCCTTCCAGCCTGACTCACTGGAGGACCAGCAAACAAAGAG cGACATATTCAGTTTTCTATCCCGCTGGTTTGAAAAATTTCCTGATAGTTTTAGtaaggacccagacatggccgTCGTCAGGCGATTAATAACCTACGTGAAACTCAATGTGCCTTCCGAAGAAGTACATGCCCGAGCCACGGAGCTGCTCTCAGttctggaggaagaggaggccaaAAAGCTAAAGCTTGAGAAAGGTGAGGAGATCTGGGGTGGGTTGCCTGGCAAGGTAGGATAG